A portion of the Mustela erminea isolate mMusErm1 chromosome 19, mMusErm1.Pri, whole genome shotgun sequence genome contains these proteins:
- the ZNF114 gene encoding zinc finger protein 114 isoform X2 — MLENCRNLASLDLLTQHQTKNSTPQPDILAKKTPVEAKRVCTVSHASRPSLLGEDWKCHKTDEPLTQREQKLKRVATVHEKDESPVRIHDSHDIRDDSLPRSWRDSTGNRIQKHGSNVLKQNPALTSHQKIYRNNKNDTVLQLVETTPSVGHQMEPESKIWTDRQNNVLQTHNNICRGVDFHEWDPFGKTFEEDISLRLCKTPMKEKTYESNPCEITFQNSSTHDVQRQPDMAEANHEKNQGAKTSVHIANSDSHRKTKTREGRYICQDCRKSYVYLSFLRKHMEIHTGEKPYECKTCGKAFRYTLHLDKHLTKHIRKKPYKCEECGKDFTNSHRFKSHLKTHR; from the coding sequence ATTTGCTAACACAACATCAGACAAAAAACTCAACCCCTCAGCCGGACATTCTTGCTAAAAAGACACCTGTTGAAGCAAAGAGAGTATGCACCGTGAGCCATGCTTCCCGGCCGTCCCTATTGGGAGAAGACTGGAAATGCCACAAAACAGACGAACCACTCACACAAAGGGAGCAAAAGTTGAAGCGAGTTGCCACTGTACACGAAAAAGATGAGTCTCCGGTTAGAATCCATGACTCTCATGATATAAGGGACGACTCTCTGCCTCGCTCATGGAGAGATTCTACAGGAAACCGTATCCAGAAACATGGCTCAAACGTTCTGAAACAAAATCCTGCCCTAACCAGTCATCAAAAGAtctacagaaacaacaaaaatgatacaGTCTTGCAGCTTGTTGAGACGACCCCATCAGTAGGACATCAGATGGAGCCAGAGTCCAAAATATGGACTGACCGTCAGAACAATGTGCTTCAGACCCATAATAATATCTGCAGGGGGGTGGACTTCCATGAATGGGATCCATTTGGTAAAACCTTTGAGGAAGACATTTCCCTTAGGTTATGCAAGACTCCCATGAAAGAGAAGACTTACGAGTCTAATCCATGTGAAATCACCTTCCAAAATAGCTCGACCCATGATGTGCAGAGGCAACCCGATATGGCAGAGGCAAATCATGAGAAGAATCAAGGTGCGAAAACCTCTGTCCACATTGCAAATTCTGACTCACACAGGAAGACTAAGACCAGAGAGGGGAGATATATATGTCAAGATTGTAGGAAAAGTTACGTGTATCTGTCATTCCTTAGGAAACACATGGAAATTCACACcggagagaaaccttatgaatgcaAGACCTGTGGGAAAGCCTTTAGATATACCTTACACCTTGACAAACACTTAACAAAGCACATTAGGAAGAAGCCCTATAAATGTGAGGAATGTGGGAAAGACTTCACCAATTCTCACAGATTTAAAAGCCATCTGAAAACTCACCGTTGA